In a single window of the Mytilus edulis unplaced genomic scaffold, xbMytEdul2.2 SCAFFOLD_509, whole genome shotgun sequence genome:
- the LOC139506060 gene encoding guanine nucleotide-exchange factor SEC12-like, translating into MAANGKGGLLARSDFPLYTVNALDERHFIVAGGGGAAKTGVVNAIEVYEVRQTDNKLIASSIGRHDTGTKAVMNGCCHYDGRKHILAAGLDEKCHTYSLKYKVVSPKKNSGKTDDTVRKRKSNDGAEENGTKQINFDIEELDSFETDFNKDGSFQKTVQFSMDQKFLATGGADGFLRVWKYPELSKIFEVHAHKGDIDDVAISPANDKIVTVSRDHCACVWNAKEGSKDCELKWPLSDQYRHRACKYGLIEGSKEHYNLYTISIPVKRSQNPAPCYLAMWDSKKFTVKRMVSTGIEVLSALAISDDGTYAAVGTISGSVAVFISFSLQKLYSVSEAHNIFVTGLDFLPSSKATEAVTGDKDFTLLSISADNTIRVHQVAKRGSYSIVLLLIGLVVIVVLLFIFMAEMGL; encoded by the exons ATGGCTGCAAACGGGAAAGGTGGCTTGTTGGCACGTTCAGATTTTCCACTATACACGGTGAATGCGTTAGACGAAAGACATTTTATAGTTGCAGGCGGTGGAGGTGCTGCAAAAACTGGAGTTGTGAATGCAATC gaGGTATATGAAGTAAGACAGACAGACAATAAGTTGATAGCCAGCAGTATAGGTAGACATGACACAGGAACTAAAGCTGTTATGAATGGATGTTGTCACTATGATGGTAGAAAACACATATTAGCAGCAGGATTAGATGAAAAGTGTCACACATACtcattaaaatataaagttgtttctccCAAGAAAAACTCAG GTAAAACAGATGACACAGTTCGGAAAAGAAAATCTAATGATGGTGCTGAAGAAAATGGAACTAAACAAATTAACTTTGACATTGAAGAATTAGACAGTTTTGAAACCGACTTTAATAAAGATGGGAGTTTTCAGAAAACTGTACAATTTAGTATGGATCAGAAATTTTTAGCAACAGGTGGTGCTGATGGGTTTCTTCGTGTTTGGAAG TACCCTGAATTGAGTAAGATATTTGAAGTCCATGCACACAAAGGAGATATTGATGATGTAGCCATCAGTCCTGCAAATGATAAG ATAGTAACAGTTTCTAGAGACCACTGTGCCTGTGTATGGAACGCTAAAGAGGGGAGTAAAGACTGTGAGCTCAAATGGCCGTTAAGTGATCAGTATCGGCATAGAGCATGCAA atatgGTTTAATAGAGGGAAGCAAAGAACATTATAACTTGTACACAATCAGTATACCTGTAAAAAGATCGCAGAATCCAGCACCTTGTTACCTTGCTATGTGGGATAGTAAAAAATTTACAGTTAAACGAATGGTCAGTACTGGAATAGAGGTGCTGTCAGCATTGGCTATCAG TGATGATGGGACTTATGCGGCTGTAGGTACAATCTCAGGAAGTGTGGCAGTCTTTATCTCTTTTAGTTTACAG aaattatataGTGTCAGTGAGGCCCACAATATATTTGTAACAGGTTTAGATTTTTTACCGAGTTCGAAAGCCACAGAGGCAGTGACGGGAGATAAAGATTTTACGCTACTCAGTATATCAGCTGACAATACCATTCGTGTTCATCAAGTTGCCAAACGCG GATCATACAGTATAGTGTTATTGCTCATTGGACTGGTAGTTATAGTTGTGTTATTATTCATCTTCATGGCAGAAATGGGATTATGA